DNA from Pseudophryne corroboree isolate aPseCor3 chromosome 7, aPseCor3.hap2, whole genome shotgun sequence:
TGTTAGGGTTCCGGCTACGGCCATCTGTGCAGCGCACGGTAGGGATTTTGGCTTCGGGCCTGGTGCTCCAGGTCCCTCTATTGGCAGATAACTTAACACCCTTCGCTAATAATGAGAAGACTGGAGTAGATTATTAAAAATGAAGTATCTACGCGTCCGTCCTTATCAAGGTTATGAACTATTTAAATAAGATAATTTCAGAACTTTTTTTACTGACCCATtgtaggggaaaaaaacaaaacaaaaagatccAGCGAATGGAATAGGTGGATCTGTTTATTATCCTAGGCCCGTGACATTATTGCACCCCTCTACCCCGGACTATAGTCATCACAGTGTATGTACATATTCTATAGAATATTACCTCATTCATGAGGCACTGTAGTGGTATGAGTGAGGCACGAGGTACACTTTGATATGGCTAGTTGCTTATGAATTGATCAGACTCTCGCCAAGTCCTGCCTCCGCTGTGAGTAGGTGCACTTCAGTACACAGCCTGTCAGCTGGAAGTGGCAGTGGGTGTATGAACACGTCATTGTCATCGGAGCCAAGTGCAAGACAGACATTATTATTACTACGCATGGAACTTAGTGAAGACTTTAATATCCCAGGTCTCtgtgaggtgttttattgctgtgcTCTGTCCTAATCCCAACAATTGAGAGGGGAAAATATTTGGTGGGGGCAGGAAGCTGGAGTTCCCTCATCCAGCCCTGAGGGGTCAGCTGCCTTCCATCTCCTCCTGTATTGTCATCTGGAAGTTATTACAGCGCCCTCAGGGCAGACAGGAGGGGATGAAAGGGGGGTCCTCAGATCCGGCTTCCATCCTTCCCTGAGAGGGGCCACACACGGAGTTGCCTAATAGGTCATACTATGCAGGCCGGAATAGGAGCCTCACCCACCTTAACCCCTCTGGTGTCGGAGGACCTGTGTGCATTATTTATTCACGTGTCGTCTCATATATACAGAATGAGATagatttatttttttttcttcctgaaATTTGGCCTGatccttatcccccccccccctttttatttttctCTCAGCCTAGCCAACATCCCACTGACACCAGAGACCCAACGAGACCAGGAAAGACGGATACGCCGGGAAATTGCCAATAGCAACGAGCGTCGACGCATGCAGAGTATCAACGCAGGCTTCCAGTCCCTGAAAACCCTAATCCCTCATACAGATGGGGAGAAGCTGAGCAAGGTGAGGAACCACAGAATCAGGGTTTTCGGTACAAGAATCTGTATGTACGTAGGCAGTATACGGGGGAGGTATTTTTTGTGTTGGTCTTTTTATGTCATGTGTTTTGAGCTTAGGTCTTTGTATTCTGCCTAATCTCCTTCAATTTGTAAATTAGTATTGCATGGATATGTGCAGGAAGACTCCAGCCCTTCTGACCCCCCTCACCCTCCCCACCCGTCCAAAGAGGCTACTGCTGACGCTTCTGGAGTAATTGTGAGCAGTCTTTTTAAACTGACGCTGTTTGTTGTCTGTCTCCCCTGCACAGGCAGCAATCCTGCAGCAGACGGCAGACTATATATTCTCCCTGGAGCAGGAGAAGACCAGGTTATTGCAGCAGAACACCCAGCTCAAGCGGTTTATCCAGGTAAGGAAGCCACGCAATGTCCTGGATCTATACCTGTATCTCCATTGTATGTCTGACTTGGCCGAGCTGTACTGTTTATTGCTGTCCCTAAACCGCAGAGCTTGCTGGGAGATACAGTGCAAAGATAGACTTTAAAGGTCTGTCAACCGTCTGGAAGTCGGCCTGAAGCTTTCTGTATGTTATGTATGATATTCCGCGTTCCCGTTTACTCCATCCGTAATATCCATCTCATGATGGTGCCTGTGTATTGCAGGAGTTCAATGGCTCATCCCCTAAACGGCGACGGGCGGAAGACAAGGACGAGGGCATCGGTTCCCCGGATATCTGGGAGGAGGAGAAAGCAGATGATCTGCGGAGAGAGATGATTGAACTGAGACAGCAGCTGGACAAGGAACGTTCCGTGCGGATGATGTTGGAGGAGCAGGTAAATGATTTGGCCATAGACTGTCCGGGTGCATGCAAAGTAGCCTGGGTAACGGCATACGGGTGCATCGCTATTTGTTTCAGCTGGCTAGACTGAGAGTGGTCCTAGCAGTTTAGGATGTCACAGTAGGGTAATTGGCATGCTGCATGTTTGGTAGAGAGAGCGTTTTCTCGGAATGCGAAGCTGCCGGTCTGTAAGCATGCCGTGACGGCATCCCATTGGCCGGACTCTCTGTGATTGACTGCTATGACTGACTGACAGGTGCGGGCTGTGGAAGCTCATATGTACCCTGAGAAGCTGAAGGCTATAGCTCAACAAATCCAGCAAGAGGAAGAGGGGGGGCAGGCACAGGGCCAGCAGCTGGAGTCACTGGACAGGGCGAACCAGCATCTCCACTCCCAGGTGAGCCCAGCCCTATCTCCTCCCACCCTAATCTCATCCGTCCTGTCACTCAGACCTTACACTGCCTGGTTGCCTTGGGGCCTGCCAAACCTCGCTTGCTTCCCATTTGCTGCGCTATTGGGCACTCATCTGACCACCGCCAACATTTACATTCATTCCAAAGCTGTTTCCTACAcagggtgtggtatagaagttcTACAGTAatcagacagtcattaggtcgaccccatatggtcgacagggtcaaaagattgacatggaaatggtcgacgtgttttttgtgtgttattttgtatgtttcatgTGTGACCGCAGTTACTGCATATGTATACACTTGCGGGCACGCCATGGTTCGGGCaggatactattcccaatcgtagtccatgtggatggtaaatcaagctaAAGTGGAAAAATATGTGGAAAAtccccattgtcatgttgaccttttgtacctgtcgaccttaagcactgtcttctTTTTTTAcctgttgaccctgtcgaccatatcatgtcgacctattgactgtctgtctAGACACTGTCTTATCTATACATTGGAGCACCTTATACAGCGGTGCTGGAAAGTTTGTAAACCCTTTCAAACTTCTTGAATGTCTGCATAAATCAGATATTAAGGGCCGGATGTATTGACACCAGAGTTCAGCGGCCGTCCATGATG
Protein-coding regions in this window:
- the TFAP4 gene encoding transcription factor AP-4 isoform X1, whose protein sequence is MEYFMMPAQKVSSLQHFRKTEKEVIGGLCSLANIPLTPETQRDQERRIRREIANSNERRRMQSINAGFQSLKTLIPHTDGEKLSKAAILQQTADYIFSLEQEKTRLLQQNTQLKRFIQEFNGSSPKRRRAEDKDEGIGSPDIWEEEKADDLRREMIELRQQLDKERSVRMMLEEQVRAVEAHMYPEKLKAIAQQIQQEEEGGQAQGQQLESLDRANQHLHSQLLAPHLPLAPTHHPTVIVPAPPPSHHVNVVTMGHSSVISSVSTSRQNLDTIVQAIQHIEGTREKQLQEEEQRRAVIVNVARPCEDSDTASDTECDDSEAEQSKDDAMEDP
- the TFAP4 gene encoding transcription factor AP-4 isoform X2, whose translation is MEYFMMPAQKVSSLQHFRKTEKEVIGGLCSLANIPLTPETQRDQERRIRREIANSNERRRMQSINAGFQSLKTLIPHTDGEKLSKAAILQQTADYIFSLEQEKTRLLQQNTQLKRFIQEFNGSSPKRRRAEDKDEGIGSPDIWEEEKADDLRREMIELRQQLDKERSVRMMLEEQLLAPHLPLAPTHHPTVIVPAPPPSHHVNVVTMGHSSVISSVSTSRQNLDTIVQAIQHIEGTREKQLQEEEQRRAVIVNVARPCEDSDTASDTECDDSEAEQSKDDAMEDP